In Luteimonas viscosa, the genomic window GGTGGCGTCGTTCATCACGTAGCCGTCGTCGTCGACAAGGCCGTCCTGGCCGTGCGAGGTGTAGGGATCGAGCGCGACGTCGGTGATCACGCCCAGCTGCGGGAAGCGCGCCTTGAGCGCGCGCACCGCGCGCTGGCACAGGCCGTCGTCGTCCCAGGCCGCGGCCGCGTCGAGCGACTTGGCCCCGGGGTCGGTCACCGGGAACAGCGCCAGCGCCGGGATCCGCAGCTCGCTGGCGGCCTCGGCGACGCGCAGCAGTTCGTCGACCGACAGGCGTTCGACGCCCGGCATCGACGCCACCGCGGCGCGCCCGTCCGCGCCGTGCACGAACACCGGATAGATCAGGTCGTCGGCGCTGAGCGTCGTCTCGCGCATCAGCCGGCGCGAGAACTCGTCGCGGCGCATCCGCCGCAGGCGGGTATCGGGATAGGCCATGGCGCGCATTCTACGCGCCATGGCCCGGGGCCCGGAGGCGGCTCAGATCAGGCCGCCGCCCAGCCCCAGTCGCCAGATCGCCACGAAGATGACGATGCCGTTGATCACCAGCCCCGCCTTGGCGCGGCCGCGTCGCCCGGTGCGGGTGAACAGCAGTCCGATCGCGGCGGTGATCGCGCCCACCGCGGCGAACGGGATCAGCAGCCAGTTGGTGATGCCGACCAGCGGGATCAGCGCGAGGACCATCCAGATCAACGCGACGATGCCCCAGACCAGGCTGATCATTCCCATGGTGTGCTCCTGTACCGGGCCGGATGCCCATGCATCCCGGACGGACGATGCGGCCCGAACGTGACCGATGCAAGCGGACGCCGGCCGGGTGCGGCGGTGCGGAGGGTCGGGCATCTCCCCCGCAAGCCCCTCGACGCGTCAGCCGGCGTCGTGCACGCCGTCGATCTCGATCGCCAGTTCGCGACGGCAGATCGCGGCGTGCAGCAGGATCCGCGGTACCCGATCGCCGAAGCGGTCGTCGAGCGCGGCGGCCACCAGCGGCAGGTCGTCGTGGTCGCGCACGTACACCTTCAGCCGGGTTCCCGCGCCGAACTGCGCCGGCAGCCCCGGCCGGCACGTACGCGCTGCGCCGAGCAGGGCGTCGAAATTGGCGAAGGTCTCGTCGAGCTGGGCCAGCAGTGCGCCCGCGTGCTGCGACGCGTGGCCGACCACCGCCGCGGTCCCCGACAGCAGCAGCGGCATCGCGCCCCCATGCGGCGGCAGCATCGCGCGGGCGAAGCTCGGCGGCTGCGGCCCGTATTCGCGTGGATAGCGGTAGGCGCTGACCTGCCGCGGGTTCTCCACCGGCGTGCCCGGCTCGCGCGCGGCCAGCCAGTACACCTGGATGGTGCGGGCGTCGTCGCAGCGGCCGATCGCGGTGGCCGCAGGCAGGGCGCTGGCGTCGAAATCGCCCAGGCCGCGCGCGCGTCCGAT contains:
- a CDS encoding pteridine-dependent deoxygenase, translating into MSRPVPLPPRVAPRLRVEYVDAASAPELLTQSDVLAVLGFGEQAPRLRDPRYLRVPLQPHGEAKVEVWHALAPVDSGRDGEIAWSCDGQLLFGAIEVDEPDGHTGDGDNSGIVMAAEHAYRELTRFVGGSDYPHLLRVWNYLDAITLGDGDTERYRQFCIGRARGLGDFDASALPAATAIGRCDDARTIQVYWLAAREPGTPVENPRQVSAYRYPREYGPQPPSFARAMLPPHGGAMPLLLSGTAAVVGHASQHAGALLAQLDETFANFDALLGAARTCRPGLPAQFGAGTRLKVYVRDHDDLPLVAAALDDRFGDRVPRILLHAAICRRELAIEIDGVHDAG